The Neochlamydia sp. S13 genome has a segment encoding these proteins:
- a CDS encoding methylated-DNA--[protein]-cysteine S-methyltransferase — protein MKTFYKYMDSIVGKLKLVAQNHVLIAILWEHEKLNRVKLNELIEDVYHPLLVEAEKQLLEYFNKKRKFFELPLEHHGTSFQSKVWEALKHIPYGTTLSYGQLAKEINHPRAVRALGAAIGRNPLSIVIPCHRVIGTNGKLTGFAGGLEAKRTLLKIEDFPVF, from the coding sequence ATGAAAACTTTTTATAAATACATGGATTCAATCGTAGGAAAATTAAAGCTGGTAGCTCAAAACCATGTTCTTATAGCTATCTTATGGGAGCATGAAAAGCTCAACCGTGTTAAGCTTAATGAACTAATCGAAGATGTCTATCATCCTCTTCTTGTAGAAGCTGAAAAGCAACTTTTAGAATATTTCAATAAAAAGCGAAAATTCTTTGAGCTTCCTTTAGAACACCACGGAACATCCTTCCAAAGCAAAGTCTGGGAGGCCTTAAAGCATATTCCTTATGGCACTACTCTCAGTTATGGACAGCTTGCAAAAGAAATAAATCATCCTCGCGCAGTACGTGCCTTAGGAGCAGCCATAGGAAGGAATCCACTATCAATTGTTATTCCTTGCCATCGGGTGATAGGGACGAATGGGAAACTAACAGGATTTGCTGGGGGATTAGAAGCTAAAAGAACGCTTTTAAAGATTGAAGATTTTCCTGTTTTTTAA
- a CDS encoding DHH family phosphoesterase → MSFSVFLKTSLNEYFKCLSLPDNLTVIHYVLGNESADLDSVISSLMYAYLLYENHSRQELYLPLINIKREEVNTRKDLLYLLQLAKISTNHLLFLEEAPFSYLFSRRQLRLNLVDHHILRMDQQIFSAAVESIIDHHFPEPINYPLLSPASLLIEPVGSTATLIAEKLIAHPTINITPKIATLLLAPILVDTHNLKSIDKTTWRDIKIAKKLLQVAAGALPSNFYDILQVEKNNISLLSPLQLLNKDFKSYLAGNFFYGISSLPQGVDWWQQERQSLLPLLNTYAQEKKLSLLILFMSPINPIGPKRRIIVYTPSPLILESFKFYVEKDVILKKLLMPSSSLRHQCLAYYEIESFIARKHLQPYFHFLKNLANLSW, encoded by the coding sequence ATGTCTTTTTCAGTATTTCTAAAAACTTCCCTGAATGAATATTTCAAATGCCTTAGCTTACCTGATAACTTAACGGTAATTCATTATGTATTAGGGAATGAATCCGCTGATTTAGATTCCGTTATCTCTTCCCTAATGTATGCTTATTTATTATATGAAAATCATTCTAGACAAGAGCTCTACCTTCCTCTTATCAACATCAAAAGGGAGGAGGTAAATACTCGCAAAGACCTTCTCTATTTGCTTCAGCTAGCAAAAATTTCTACTAATCATCTTCTTTTTTTAGAAGAGGCTCCTTTCAGTTATCTCTTTTCTCGAAGGCAATTACGTTTAAATCTGGTCGATCATCATATTTTAAGAATGGACCAACAGATTTTTTCTGCGGCAGTAGAAAGCATTATCGATCATCATTTTCCTGAGCCAATAAATTATCCCCTTCTCTCGCCTGCCAGCTTGCTAATAGAACCTGTGGGTTCTACAGCCACTTTGATTGCAGAAAAACTGATCGCTCATCCTACCATTAATATTACGCCTAAAATAGCGACCTTGCTATTGGCACCTATATTAGTAGACACCCATAATTTAAAATCTATAGATAAAACTACCTGGCGAGATATTAAAATAGCTAAAAAGCTACTCCAGGTGGCTGCTGGCGCCCTTCCTTCTAATTTTTATGACATCCTTCAGGTAGAAAAGAATAATATCTCCCTACTATCTCCCCTACAGCTTCTAAATAAGGATTTCAAAAGCTATCTAGCCGGCAATTTTTTCTATGGAATTTCTTCTCTTCCGCAAGGAGTCGATTGGTGGCAACAAGAGAGGCAAAGCTTGCTTCCTTTGCTAAATACATATGCTCAGGAAAAAAAACTATCGCTACTGATCCTATTTATGTCTCCCATAAATCCCATAGGCCCGAAGCGTAGAATAATCGTCTATACCCCTTCCCCCTTAATTTTAGAATCTTTTAAATTTTATGTAGAAAAAGACGTGATACTAAAGAAGCTACTCATGCCAAGCTCTTCTTTAAGGCATCAATGCTTGGCATATTATGAAATAGAAAGTTTTATAGCTAGAAAGCATTTACAACCTTACTTTCATTTTTTAAAAAATTTAGCTAATCTATCCTGGTAA
- a CDS encoding IS5 family transposase (programmed frameshift), with product MKFDKIEKLDDERFRRLTGVKRGTFDKMVQILQQADAAKKIKGGRKYKLRLEDMLLMTLEYMREYRTYFHISQSYGISESSAYKAVKWIEDTLIKHPDFALPGRKELLKSDTEYEVILIDATETPIERPKKKQKRYYSGKKKKHTLKTQVVVDKKSKKVICTSFGNGKKHDFRLFKESQVKINPQIRVLTDSGYQGLTKLHAQTQMPKKKSKKKPLTQEDKRTNQSLSRERVANENVIGLLKRFKIIADRYRNRRKRFALRFNLIAAIYNWELNT from the exons ATGAAATTTGATAAGATAGAGAAATTAGATGATGAACGATTTCGCAGATTGACAGGGGTAAAGCGTGGTACCTTTGATAAGATGGTGCAAATTTTACAGCAAGCCGATGCGGCCAAGAAGATTAAAGGCGGGCGTAAATATAAACTACGTTTAGAAGACATGCTGCTAATGACCTTGGAATATATGCGAGAATATAGGACCTATTTCCATATTAGCCAAAGCTATGGAATCAGTGAAAGTTCAGCTTATAAAGCGGTGAAATGGATTGAAGATACGTTAATCAAGCATCCAGATTTTGCTTTACCGGGACGTAAAGAGCTTTTGAAAAGCGATACGGAATATGAGGTTATTTTAATTGATGCTACAGAAACGCCTATTGAGCGCCCTA AAAAAAAACAAAAGCGCTATTATTCAGGGAAAAAGAAAAAACATACCCTAAAGACCCAAGTTGTAGTCGATAAGAAGAGTAAAAAAGTAATTTGTACCTCATTTGGCAACGGCAAAAAGCATGATTTTAGGCTATTCAAAGAATCTCAGGTTAAAATCAATCCACAAATAAGAGTGTTAACCGATTCAGGATATCAAGGATTAACAAAGCTGCATGCCCAAACCCAGATGCCCAAGAAAAAAAGTAAGAAGAAGCCTTTAACTCAAGAGGATAAAAGAACAAACCAAAGTTTATCCAGAGAAAGAGTTGCCAATGAAAACGTGATTGGCCTCCTTAAGCGCTTTAAAATTATAGCCGATCGCTACAGAAATAGACGTAAAAGATTTGCACTTCGCTTCAACTTGATTGCAGCAATCTATAACTGGGAATTAAATACGTGA
- a CDS encoding DNA-3-methyladenine glycosylase 2 family protein gives MNEEDIFYKAFLSRDSRFDGKFYVGVKTTKIYCRPICPARPKRQNVEFFLEALSAEKAGYRPCLRCHPPSSTPSSAYPGKSAVVSRVLRVLTNQGMGDKGEDYFAEQFGLSARHLRRLFREEVGLTPQKIWDNNRLNFALKLLAETKLSITRIALEAGFSSLRRFNDAFKKCYKQPPSSMRKKNLSHSSHENIILKLTYHPPLDWPHLINHFKNHVIPYIESISENSYERVFKIGNSIGTLSVEADSRYPYLKLQIACHDTKVLFEVANRVRKMFDLDSDPLLIANQFASHLPLSLLWKQWPGLRLANGWDPYETAICAILGQGITMKYASQLIGHLVLYYGEKIFHPVTQEERYLFPLPEILAKASLHEIKTTQIRKAAIRMLSQKILQQEISLSPAQAPEEFKKSLLGIQGIGPWTAEYISLRALADTDAFPATDLILKRALRLNPSLDLSCIRPWRGYAAVYLWKKYF, from the coding sequence ATGAATGAAGAAGATATTTTTTATAAAGCTTTTCTATCCCGAGATTCTCGCTTTGATGGCAAATTTTATGTAGGAGTAAAAACCACTAAAATTTATTGCCGTCCTATCTGTCCAGCTAGGCCAAAGCGTCAAAATGTTGAATTTTTTCTTGAGGCTTTATCTGCTGAGAAGGCAGGCTATAGACCCTGCTTACGATGCCATCCTCCATCTTCGACCCCTTCCTCCGCCTATCCAGGCAAATCGGCAGTAGTGTCGCGTGTCCTTAGAGTACTTACAAACCAGGGGATGGGAGATAAAGGAGAAGATTATTTTGCTGAACAGTTTGGCTTAAGCGCTAGGCATTTACGTCGGTTATTTCGAGAAGAGGTCGGCTTAACTCCTCAAAAAATTTGGGATAATAACCGTTTAAATTTTGCTTTAAAGCTTCTTGCAGAGACTAAGCTTTCTATAACTCGTATAGCGTTAGAGGCTGGATTTTCCTCTTTAAGGCGTTTTAATGATGCTTTTAAAAAATGTTATAAGCAACCTCCTTCTTCCATGCGAAAGAAAAATCTTTCTCACTCCTCTCACGAAAATATTATTTTAAAGTTAACTTATCACCCTCCTTTAGACTGGCCGCATTTAATTAATCATTTTAAAAACCATGTTATTCCTTATATAGAAAGCATTTCTGAAAACAGCTACGAGCGAGTTTTTAAGATTGGAAATTCAATAGGAACTTTATCAGTGGAAGCAGATAGCCGCTATCCTTATCTCAAGCTGCAGATTGCTTGCCATGATACAAAAGTTTTATTTGAGGTAGCCAATCGTGTCCGTAAAATGTTCGACCTTGATTCCGATCCTCTTTTAATAGCCAATCAATTTGCTTCTCATTTACCTTTATCTTTGCTATGGAAACAATGGCCTGGCTTAAGGCTGGCTAATGGTTGGGATCCTTATGAAACAGCCATCTGCGCAATTTTAGGGCAAGGCATTACCATGAAATATGCCTCCCAACTAATTGGCCATTTGGTTTTATATTATGGAGAAAAAATTTTTCATCCCGTAACGCAAGAAGAAAGATATTTATTTCCCCTTCCCGAAATTTTAGCAAAAGCTTCTCTGCATGAGATTAAAACAACGCAAATACGCAAAGCTGCCATTCGAATGCTAAGCCAGAAAATTCTTCAACAAGAAATTAGTCTCTCACCAGCTCAAGCACCTGAGGAATTTAAAAAATCCCTTCTTGGCATTCAAGGTATTGGGCCATGGACGGCAGAATACATTAGCCTACGAGCTTTAGCAGACACTGATGCTTTCCCAGCTACCGATTTAATTCTGAAAAGAGCGTTAAGGTTAAATCCTTCGTTGGACTTAAGCTGTATCCGACCCTGGCGAGGATATGCTGCCGTTTATCTATGGAAAAAATATTTTTAA
- a CDS encoding PP2C family serine/threonine-protein phosphatase — translation MMKGTDGQAKPEGFFFEMAMNLSAPIISPSANDSKESPLQAQSFQKEKKVIKRALEVKEKELGKQNLKRKKYAIWKPRNLKIDTAMQKMLRNSRKAIEEHKEEDFLAYASYQSCLPILEDNLPTAPALSLEYVSAEAQGRRPRMEDVHLFQEILQGALVGVFDGHGGQQVAEQAKEEFEKNFSETLALNKGNVHLTFEQLIDEIHQNIIQHTYYDMIGTTLAISFIDKNTHLIYTATLGDTEANIYRNKESIALSCVRNWTHAKEAARAAIALEDPTLAETWPLAKNPKTLRYPNSRIGLNVSRAIGDKYASGKPDKPAVIHKPKITVNRLRKGDILIIACDGLKDYVLENEIIAHVTSEPQEKEEEEPLVDLENTEEEEIEEEKASWNNSPKNLAQRLVDYALEKNSADNVTVVVVKIH, via the coding sequence ATGATGAAAGGAACGGATGGACAAGCTAAGCCTGAAGGCTTTTTTTTTGAAATGGCGATGAATCTCTCTGCCCCTATAATTTCCCCCTCTGCAAATGATTCTAAAGAATCCCCATTACAAGCTCAATCATTTCAAAAAGAAAAAAAGGTGATAAAACGAGCACTGGAAGTTAAGGAAAAAGAGCTAGGCAAACAAAATTTAAAGAGAAAAAAATATGCAATTTGGAAGCCTCGTAACTTAAAGATAGATACTGCTATGCAGAAAATGTTAAGAAACTCTCGAAAAGCTATAGAAGAGCATAAAGAAGAGGATTTTCTTGCGTATGCTAGTTATCAAAGTTGTCTTCCTATTTTAGAGGATAATCTGCCTACAGCTCCTGCTCTAAGCTTAGAATATGTGTCAGCCGAAGCTCAAGGTAGAAGGCCGCGTATGGAAGACGTTCACCTTTTTCAGGAGATCTTGCAAGGGGCTTTAGTAGGGGTTTTTGATGGACATGGGGGCCAACAAGTCGCAGAACAGGCTAAAGAAGAATTTGAAAAAAATTTTTCCGAAACATTAGCTTTGAATAAAGGAAATGTACATCTAACTTTCGAACAATTAATTGATGAAATTCACCAAAATATCATCCAGCATACTTATTATGATATGATAGGCACTACATTAGCTATAAGCTTTATAGATAAAAACACCCATCTCATTTATACAGCTACCTTAGGTGATACTGAAGCTAATATCTATAGGAACAAAGAGTCAATCGCTCTATCTTGTGTGCGCAATTGGACGCACGCAAAAGAAGCAGCAAGAGCAGCTATAGCCCTCGAAGATCCGACGCTAGCAGAAACATGGCCTCTTGCAAAAAATCCTAAAACGTTAAGGTATCCTAATTCGCGTATTGGCCTTAATGTAAGTCGTGCTATCGGTGATAAATATGCTAGCGGAAAGCCTGATAAACCGGCAGTTATTCACAAACCTAAAATTACCGTCAATCGATTAAGAAAAGGAGACATTCTTATCATCGCTTGTGATGGATTAAAAGATTATGTTTTAGAAAATGAGATAATCGCACATGTTACATCAGAGCCTCAAGAAAAAGAAGAGGAAGAGCCTTTGGTTGACTTAGAAAACACAGAAGAAGAAGAAATAGAGGAGGAAAAAGCCTCCTGGAATAATTCCCCAAAAAATTTAGCTCAACGATTGGTGGATTATGCGCTGGAGAAAAATTCTGCAGATAATGTCACCGTGGTAGTGGTGAAAATACATTAA
- a CDS encoding cryptochrome/photolyase family protein: MKEITLIFPHQLFEKHPALDKTRPVCLAEEFLFFKVQKFHKQKLVLLRAAMKAYADWLEKQGYSVFYIDSTSLNKRGDLFEILAQKEYDQVHLANLTDDWLSQDLTEAARKNHWNLCFYESPMFLCTEKELQLFFKGKTHYSMAPFYIYQRKKLNILMEGDSPVGGKYSFDKENRERLPKGIVIPPLIVPKQNRWVKEAVEYVEKEFPNAYGKSTPFSYAVTFSEAKEVLFDFVEHRLQLFGTYEDAIHATEAVIFHSGLSPLLNIGLITPQEVVEKTLSAYTNLNIPLNSLEGFLRQIIGWREFIRACYLLKGRKERCSNFFKHTAPLPKGFWDGTTGILPIDNVIKRLLQTGYCHHIERLMILGNFLLLVETNPNAVYEWFMGYFVDAYDWVMVPNVYGMSQYADKGLMSTKPYISGANYLLKMSAYNKEEWVDKWDGLFWRFLAKHQAFFERNPRTKMLLKLLQKNANTIHPKIALAETWLMQQR, from the coding sequence ATGAAAGAGATTACCCTAATTTTTCCCCATCAGCTTTTTGAAAAACATCCTGCCTTAGATAAAACGCGCCCTGTTTGCTTAGCTGAAGAATTTCTTTTTTTTAAGGTACAAAAATTTCACAAGCAGAAACTTGTGCTTTTGCGAGCAGCTATGAAAGCCTATGCCGATTGGTTAGAAAAGCAAGGATATTCTGTTTTCTATATTGACTCCACCTCTTTAAATAAGCGAGGAGACCTTTTTGAAATTTTAGCCCAGAAAGAATATGACCAAGTTCATTTAGCGAATTTAACGGATGATTGGCTTTCCCAAGATCTTACTGAAGCTGCTAGAAAAAATCATTGGAATCTCTGCTTTTATGAGTCTCCAATGTTTTTGTGTACCGAAAAAGAGCTTCAGCTTTTTTTTAAAGGAAAAACCCACTATTCCATGGCTCCTTTTTACATTTATCAACGCAAGAAACTTAATATTTTGATGGAAGGAGACTCTCCTGTAGGGGGTAAATATAGTTTTGACAAAGAAAACAGAGAACGTTTACCTAAAGGAATTGTTATTCCTCCACTTATTGTGCCTAAACAAAATCGCTGGGTTAAAGAAGCAGTTGAGTATGTAGAAAAAGAATTTCCTAACGCTTATGGTAAGTCTACACCCTTTTCCTATGCAGTCACTTTCAGCGAGGCTAAAGAAGTTCTTTTTGATTTTGTTGAGCATAGACTTCAGCTATTTGGTACCTATGAAGACGCCATACATGCCACAGAGGCAGTAATCTTCCATAGTGGTCTGTCACCTTTATTAAATATTGGATTGATAACTCCTCAAGAAGTAGTTGAAAAAACTCTTTCTGCTTACACAAACCTTAATATTCCTTTAAATTCTTTAGAAGGCTTTCTTCGGCAGATTATAGGCTGGCGCGAGTTTATTAGAGCTTGCTATCTCTTAAAAGGAAGAAAAGAAAGGTGTTCTAATTTTTTTAAGCATACTGCTCCTTTACCTAAAGGATTTTGGGATGGAACTACAGGAATTTTACCTATTGATAATGTAATTAAGCGCTTATTGCAGACAGGTTATTGCCATCATATCGAACGCCTCATGATTTTAGGGAATTTTCTACTTTTAGTAGAAACGAATCCCAATGCCGTTTATGAATGGTTTATGGGTTATTTTGTTGATGCTTACGACTGGGTGATGGTACCTAATGTTTATGGAATGAGCCAATATGCTGATAAAGGATTGATGAGCACAAAACCTTACATATCAGGAGCTAACTATCTGCTTAAAATGAGTGCTTACAATAAAGAAGAGTGGGTAGATAAATGGGATGGCCTTTTTTGGCGCTTTCTTGCAAAACATCAAGCTTTCTTCGAAAGAAATCCTAGAACAAAGATGCTTCTTAAATTGCTACAAAAAAATGCTAATACTATTCATCCAAAAATAGCTTTAGCAGAAACATGGCTGATGCAACAGCGTTAA